One Succinivibrio dextrinosolvens DNA window includes the following coding sequences:
- a CDS encoding bifunctional 4-hydroxy-2-oxoglutarate aldolase/2-dehydro-3-deoxy-phosphogluconate aldolase, translating to MKFKVLSEIESVGIVPLVVLEDAKKAAPLAQALCDGGIPIAEVTFRTAAAAEAIRIMAEKCPNMLVGSGTVHNVDQAWATLDNGGKFVITPGFNPKVVDWCLKHELAICPGTVTPSDLEQALDFGLEVVKFFPAAAYGGTKTLKALAGPYASIKFVPTGGVNLDNLSEYLSLKNVAAVGGSFVPDPKMVKTEDYKAITAACRDILKKVKDIRS from the coding sequence ATGAAATTTAAAGTTTTAAGCGAGATTGAATCAGTAGGAATTGTGCCTCTGGTTGTTCTTGAGGATGCCAAAAAGGCAGCTCCTTTAGCTCAGGCATTATGTGACGGAGGAATTCCTATTGCAGAGGTTACCTTCAGAACAGCAGCAGCTGCTGAGGCAATCAGAATCATGGCCGAGAAATGCCCAAATATGCTGGTTGGCTCAGGTACGGTTCACAATGTTGATCAGGCATGGGCAACCCTGGATAACGGCGGCAAGTTTGTAATTACCCCAGGTTTTAATCCAAAGGTTGTGGACTGGTGCTTAAAGCATGAGCTTGCAATCTGTCCTGGTACCGTAACCCCATCAGATTTGGAGCAGGCTTTAGACTTCGGTTTGGAAGTGGTTAAGTTCTTCCCAGCAGCAGCCTATGGCGGCACTAAGACCTTGAAGGCTCTGGCAGGTCCTTATGCTTCAATCAAGTTTGTGCCAACCGGTGGAGTAAATTTAGATAACCTCTCAGAGTATCTGAGCCTCAAGAACGTCGCCGCAGTAGGCGGAAGCTTTGTACCAGACCCTAAGATGGTCAAGACTGAGGATTATAAAGCTATCACTGCTGCCTGCAGAGATATTCTCAAGAAGGTTAAGGATATCAGATCCTAA
- a CDS encoding TRAP transporter substrate-binding protein, producing the protein MSIKKILGTALAVASILGFAASAEAKTTVRISHTQIETHPDHIGFVAFKNFVESKAGDKYDVRIFPNSSLGANEKVLELVKMNSVQFLSVSTANIESFNKKYAVFSVPFLFTSESKFEKFITDPEVLAELGSDAEKDGFRPLGAFTAGTRNFYSKTPIKTVDDLKGKKFRVQAGPTNVKMMEAFGAAATPMSFGEVYSALQQGVIDGAENNELALTDQKHGEVCKYFSYDGHQMCPDLIVASEKFLSKLSDEDRKLFEDAAKEAQKAEFEAWHKRIAEAKEQAKKMGVTFIDVDANAFREKVLPLHQQLLNENPAMKAMYDKASAFNASNNK; encoded by the coding sequence ATGAGTATTAAGAAAATTCTTGGAACCGCATTAGCTGTTGCTTCTATTTTAGGCTTTGCAGCATCAGCTGAGGCTAAGACCACTGTTCGTATTTCTCACACTCAGATTGAGACTCACCCAGACCATATCGGTTTTGTTGCTTTCAAGAACTTTGTTGAGAGCAAGGCTGGTGACAAGTACGACGTTAGAATTTTCCCTAACAGTTCATTAGGTGCTAATGAGAAGGTTCTGGAGCTGGTTAAGATGAATTCTGTTCAGTTCCTGTCAGTATCAACTGCAAACATTGAATCATTCAACAAGAAGTATGCAGTATTCTCAGTTCCTTTCCTGTTTACCTCAGAATCAAAATTTGAAAAGTTTATTACTGATCCAGAAGTTCTTGCTGAGTTAGGCTCAGATGCTGAGAAGGATGGTTTCAGACCATTAGGCGCTTTTACTGCCGGTACCCGTAATTTCTACTCAAAGACCCCAATCAAAACAGTTGACGATCTGAAGGGCAAGAAGTTCCGTGTTCAGGCTGGTCCTACCAACGTTAAGATGATGGAAGCCTTCGGTGCAGCTGCAACTCCAATGAGCTTCGGTGAAGTTTATTCAGCTCTTCAGCAGGGTGTTATTGACGGTGCAGAGAACAATGAGCTAGCTCTTACCGATCAGAAGCACGGTGAGGTTTGCAAGTATTTCTCATATGATGGTCACCAGATGTGTCCTGATCTGATTGTTGCTTCAGAGAAGTTCCTTTCAAAGTTAAGCGACGAGGATCGTAAGTTATTCGAGGATGCAGCCAAGGAAGCTCAGAAGGCAGAGTTCGAGGCATGGCACAAGAGAATTGCTGAGGCTAAAGAACAGGCTAAGAAGATGGGCGTAACTTTCATTGATGTTGATGCTAATGCATTCCGTGAGAAGGTTCTACCTTTACACCAGCAGCTTCTAAATGAAAACCCAGCTATGAAGGCTATGTACGATAAAGCTTCAGCCTTTAACGCATCAAACAATAAATAA
- a CDS encoding TRAP transporter small permease, which translates to MQSLRQILDKVLITICVVLFIEMTIVGTYQIVTRYFFNSPSTISEEIVTYSFTWLSILGAASVFGKRGHLCMTFFSAKFTGRKKAYLDIFSELCVMLTAVSLLIYGGYIMSTENFSQETASLGISMGFMYAVLPISGVIICLYGLLNLLDIFKVLSSPDVDRYGVSAES; encoded by the coding sequence ATGCAAAGCCTAAGACAAATTCTGGACAAGGTACTGATTACCATATGTGTTGTTCTCTTCATTGAGATGACCATTGTTGGTACTTACCAGATTGTAACCCGTTACTTCTTTAATTCCCCAAGTACAATCTCTGAGGAAATAGTAACCTATAGCTTCACCTGGCTTTCAATCCTTGGTGCAGCTAGTGTCTTCGGCAAGAGAGGTCATCTTTGCATGACCTTCTTCTCTGCCAAATTTACAGGCAGAAAAAAGGCCTATCTGGACATTTTTTCTGAACTTTGTGTAATGCTTACCGCAGTTTCGCTTCTGATCTATGGTGGTTACATCATGTCTACTGAGAATTTCTCCCAGGAAACCGCTTCTCTGGGTATCAGTATGGGATTCATGTACGCAGTTCTCCCAATTTCGGGTGTAATTATCTGCCTGTATGGTCTCCTAAATCTATTAGACATATTCAAGGTTTTATCCTCTCCTGACGTTGACCGCTACGGTGTCAGTGCAGAGTCATAA
- a CDS encoding TRAP transporter large permease: MTVIVSILLAVCLVGLLILGTPICIAIAISSVVAGGVALDFDMMLQTGAQRTFTGISVFTLIAIPFFILAGDIMNQGGIALRLMNFARLLVGRLPGCYAHTNAMANMMFGAISGSGVAAASAMGSIVGPIAEKEGYERDYMATVNIATAPTGLLIPPSNVLITYALVSGGTSVAALFIAGYIPGILWGLVCMLLAGFLAHSRGYKKDSQKITLPIAMKITFDALPSLFLIVLVIGGIVAGAFTATEGAIVAVVYSLILSFCYRTIDLKKLLKIYANSVQMTGIIILLIGVSSIMSWVISFVNIPDAVGELLRGVSESKIVIMLIINIVLLFVGTFLDTTPAVLIFTPIFLPIAISCGLSPVEFGIIITFNLCIGLITPPVGNILFVGVKVGKTTIERVIKPLLPYYALIFIVLMMITYLPFLSSYLAYLAGYPEALGPVSKDMLGLAP, encoded by the coding sequence ATGACTGTTATTGTAAGTATTCTCTTGGCTGTTTGCCTCGTCGGTCTACTGATCCTGGGAACTCCAATCTGTATTGCAATTGCTATTTCGTCAGTTGTTGCAGGTGGTGTAGCTCTGGACTTTGACATGATGCTGCAGACAGGCGCACAGCGTACCTTCACCGGTATCTCTGTATTTACTCTGATTGCTATTCCATTCTTTATTCTGGCTGGCGATATCATGAATCAGGGCGGTATTGCTCTACGTCTGATGAACTTCGCCCGTCTTCTGGTAGGCAGATTACCAGGCTGTTATGCTCATACCAATGCTATGGCTAACATGATGTTCGGTGCAATTTCCGGTTCTGGTGTTGCAGCAGCTTCTGCCATGGGTTCAATTGTTGGCCCTATTGCTGAGAAGGAAGGTTATGAGCGTGATTATATGGCAACCGTAAATATTGCCACAGCTCCTACTGGACTTTTAATTCCACCTAGCAATGTTTTAATTACCTACGCACTGGTATCAGGCGGTACCTCTGTTGCAGCTTTATTTATCGCAGGTTATATTCCAGGTATCCTCTGGGGCTTAGTCTGCATGCTTTTAGCTGGTTTCCTTGCTCACAGCAGAGGTTACAAGAAAGATTCTCAGAAGATTACACTTCCTATAGCAATGAAGATTACTTTTGATGCGCTTCCTTCACTGTTTCTCATTGTGCTGGTTATCGGCGGTATCGTTGCTGGTGCTTTCACCGCAACTGAAGGCGCTATTGTTGCAGTAGTTTATTCTCTGATTCTGTCTTTTTGCTACCGTACCATTGATCTTAAGAAACTGCTTAAAATCTATGCAAATTCAGTACAGATGACAGGAATCATTATTCTCTTGATAGGCGTATCCTCAATCATGTCATGGGTTATTTCATTTGTTAATATCCCAGATGCTGTAGGTGAGCTACTAAGAGGAGTTTCAGAAAGCAAGATTGTGATTATGCTCATCATCAATATTGTTTTACTGTTTGTAGGTACTTTCCTAGACACCACTCCTGCAGTTTTGATCTTTACTCCAATCTTCCTGCCAATTGCAATTTCATGCGGACTTTCACCTGTTGAATTCGGTATTATCATTACATTCAACCTTTGCATTGGTCTGATAACTCCTCCTGTAGGTAACATTCTGTTCGTTGGTGTTAAGGTTGGAAAGACCACCATTGAGAGAGTAATTAAGCCTTTATTACCATATTATGCACTGATTTTCATTGTGCTGATGATGATCACGTACCTTCCATTCCTATCCAGCTATCTTGCATATCTGGCTGGTTACCCAGAGGCTTTAGGTCCTGTTTCGAAAGACATGCTCGGACTGGCGCCGTAA
- the uxaC gene encoding glucuronate isomerase: MKKFLDKDFMLENDTACRLYHEHAAKMPIIDYHCHINPQQIAENYKFRNITDAWLSGDHYKWRVMRSNGYPESQITGSESSDYEKFEAFAKSLPLAFANPMYHWTHLELQRYFDISTPLNERSCKEIWEKCNEKLASDDFRVRDIIRKSNVKLICTTDDPGDSLEWHKKIAADSSAPCKVLPAWRPDKAMKIEKPEFAAYVEHISKLTGKKIDSCKDFFEAIDERMKFFNDMGCRAADHGIDYAYCKVVSDSELERIYEKGLANEALTSAEIEAYKSMILLHLAEGYTKYGWVMQIHYGAIRDPNTKMFKLLGADTGFDYMGNRPCAEAIGVLMNELTQRNALPKTIWYSLNPADNGPIATAIGAFQGPEAKGKIQQGAAWWFNDSYQGMVDQMTSFANLSVFGNFIGMLTDSRSFLSYTRHEYFRRIMCNFIGTYVEKGMYPEDMAFLGQMVEDISFNNTNRYFGFNV, encoded by the coding sequence ATGAAAAAGTTTTTAGATAAGGATTTTATGCTCGAAAATGACACTGCCTGCAGACTTTATCATGAACATGCTGCAAAAATGCCTATCATTGATTATCACTGCCATATCAACCCACAGCAGATTGCTGAGAACTATAAGTTCAGAAACATTACGGATGCATGGCTGTCAGGTGATCACTACAAATGGCGTGTAATGAGATCAAATGGTTATCCTGAGAGTCAGATTACCGGCTCTGAGAGCTCAGACTATGAGAAGTTTGAGGCTTTCGCAAAATCTCTACCTTTAGCTTTTGCAAATCCTATGTATCACTGGACTCATTTGGAGCTTCAAAGATACTTTGATATTTCTACACCTCTTAACGAACGTTCTTGCAAGGAAATCTGGGAGAAGTGCAACGAGAAACTTGCTTCTGATGATTTCAGGGTTCGTGATATTATCCGTAAGTCAAATGTAAAGCTTATTTGTACAACTGACGATCCTGGTGATTCTCTTGAATGGCACAAGAAGATAGCTGCTGACAGTTCTGCTCCTTGCAAGGTTCTGCCAGCATGGCGTCCTGATAAGGCCATGAAGATTGAAAAGCCTGAGTTTGCAGCATATGTAGAACATATTTCCAAGCTTACTGGAAAGAAGATTGACTCTTGCAAGGATTTCTTTGAAGCCATCGATGAGAGAATGAAGTTCTTCAATGATATGGGCTGTCGTGCTGCAGATCACGGTATTGATTACGCATACTGCAAAGTTGTATCTGACAGTGAACTTGAAAGAATCTATGAGAAAGGTCTTGCTAACGAAGCTTTAACTTCAGCGGAGATTGAAGCCTATAAGTCAATGATTCTTTTACATTTGGCTGAAGGCTATACCAAGTATGGCTGGGTAATGCAGATTCACTATGGCGCAATTCGTGACCCAAATACAAAGATGTTCAAGCTTCTAGGGGCAGACACTGGCTTTGACTACATGGGCAATCGTCCATGTGCCGAGGCAATCGGTGTTTTAATGAACGAGCTTACCCAGAGAAACGCTCTTCCAAAGACTATCTGGTACTCATTAAATCCAGCTGACAACGGTCCTATTGCAACTGCAATCGGAGCCTTCCAAGGCCCAGAGGCAAAGGGAAAAATTCAGCAGGGTGCTGCATGGTGGTTCAATGATTCATACCAGGGAATGGTTGATCAGATGACTTCTTTTGCAAATCTGTCCGTATTCGGTAACTTCATCGGTATGCTGACCGACTCACGTTCATTCCTTTCATACACCAGACATGAGTATTTCCGCCGCATTATGTGCAACTTTATCGGCACTTATGTTGAGAAGGGCATGTATCCAGAGGATATGGCTTTCCTAGGTCAGATGGTTGAGGATATTTCTTTCAACAATACCAACCGTTATTTCGGTTTTAACGTCTGA
- a CDS encoding mannonate dehydratase: MSFRWYGPEQDPITLDKIRQIGGMEGVITALHEIPAGEVWPEEKVLERKHFVEKAGLKLMGIESINVHEDIKYGANTRDKYIENYIKSLEAVGKCGIHLVCYNFMPVFDWTRTDLAQPLEDGSTALGYNGKICEGLSAEEMFDYIIKNSNGFEMPGWELNRRSEITAEIKKFAGMTADDLRANFKYFLDAIMPTCEKYNIKMGVHPDDPAYDLFGLPRICKCEEDLVKIARMNSSPYNGFTLCTGSLGSNPANDIPKIIRNKEISSRIHFAHVRNVKHTGDHQFHESSHVSREGSLDMYEIMKALVEVGFNGVVRPDHGREIWGEKARPGYGLYDRALGATYLQGLEEAIRKDKGMNYPDNIYSTEQSLIW, encoded by the coding sequence ATGTCCTTTCGCTGGTATGGTCCAGAGCAGGATCCTATTACTTTAGATAAGATCCGTCAGATTGGTGGTATGGAAGGCGTTATCACCGCACTTCATGAAATTCCTGCAGGTGAGGTTTGGCCTGAGGAAAAGGTTTTAGAGCGTAAACATTTTGTTGAGAAGGCAGGCTTAAAGCTGATGGGCATTGAGAGTATCAATGTTCATGAGGATATTAAATATGGTGCTAACACCCGTGACAAATATATTGAGAACTATATCAAATCACTTGAGGCTGTTGGTAAATGCGGTATACATCTTGTCTGTTATAACTTTATGCCTGTTTTTGACTGGACTAGAACTGATCTGGCTCAGCCTCTGGAAGATGGTTCAACAGCTTTGGGTTATAACGGTAAAATATGTGAAGGATTAAGCGCCGAAGAGATGTTTGATTACATCATCAAGAATTCAAATGGCTTTGAGATGCCTGGCTGGGAGCTTAACCGCAGAAGTGAAATTACCGCTGAAATCAAGAAATTCGCTGGTATGACCGCGGATGATCTTCGTGCAAACTTCAAGTATTTCTTAGATGCCATTATGCCAACCTGCGAGAAATACAATATTAAGATGGGAGTTCACCCAGACGATCCTGCATATGATTTATTCGGTCTGCCTCGTATCTGCAAGTGCGAAGAGGATTTGGTAAAGATTGCAAGAATGAACAGCTCACCATACAATGGATTTACTTTATGTACAGGTTCATTAGGAAGCAATCCTGCCAACGATATTCCTAAGATTATCCGTAACAAGGAAATCAGCTCAAGAATTCACTTTGCTCATGTTCGTAATGTAAAGCATACCGGTGATCACCAGTTCCACGAGAGTTCACATGTTTCACGTGAAGGATCTCTTGATATGTATGAGATTATGAAAGCTCTGGTTGAAGTCGGCTTCAACGGTGTTGTCCGTCCTGATCATGGTCGTGAGATTTGGGGCGAGAAAGCACGTCCTGGCTATGGCCTTTATGACAGAGCTTTGGGGGCAACATATCTACAGGGGCTAGAAGAGGCAATCCGCAAGGATAAGGGCATGAATTACCCTGACAACATCTATTCAACAGAACAGTCTCTAATCTGGTAA
- a CDS encoding mannitol dehydrogenase family protein, producing MKVTEKGIEQDKSAFEKASIALPLYSVSEVRRKTFEHPVWVHMGAGNIYHAFIASVQQELLNRNLSDRGIVTLSIRSGETREKIEKPHDNLVLGVTLLPDSSTKMQVIASTVCDLLLNGEDKADESLAKAMFCDKSLQLMSFTITEKGYSLKGIDGSFNSVVLEDFKNGPEHAKHGMSITCALLYARYLAGKYPISLVSMDNCSNNGTILQRSVVTVAEKWVENGFCEKGFLDYLSDENTVAFPCSMIDKITPRPDPDIEKMLKDLGVEDMESIKTSKGTYIAPFVNAEKPQYLVIEDRFPNGRPPLEKAGVLFTTKKGVEQCERMKVTTCLNPLHTALAVYGCVLGYKKIADEMDDKELVALVKKLGYDEGLKVVEDPKILNPETFLSEVIEQRLVNRALPDTPQRIATDTSQKVPVRFGETLKSYIRLGLDTSKLIALPLAIAGWLRYLLGVDDNGKEFVLSDDPQLETLRKYLEGVTLGSDADISVKVRPILSNKVIFGVDLYEAGVGEKIEKLFREEISSVGAVRNTLKKYLG from the coding sequence ATGAAAGTTACAGAAAAAGGTATTGAACAGGATAAGAGTGCGTTTGAGAAAGCTTCAATTGCACTTCCTTTATATTCTGTGTCAGAGGTTCGTCGTAAAACTTTTGAGCATCCTGTGTGGGTTCACATGGGTGCAGGTAATATTTACCACGCTTTCATTGCCTCGGTGCAGCAGGAGCTTTTGAACAGAAATTTATCTGACAGAGGTATCGTAACTTTATCTATAAGAAGCGGTGAGACCCGTGAAAAAATTGAAAAACCTCATGATAATCTTGTTCTTGGGGTAACACTGCTTCCTGATTCATCTACTAAAATGCAGGTTATTGCTTCAACTGTCTGTGATCTTCTTTTAAACGGTGAAGATAAGGCTGACGAATCCCTTGCTAAAGCGATGTTTTGTGATAAGTCACTGCAGCTGATGTCCTTTACCATTACAGAAAAGGGGTATTCGCTTAAGGGCATAGACGGCTCATTCAATTCTGTAGTTCTTGAGGATTTTAAAAACGGACCTGAGCACGCCAAGCATGGCATGTCTATCACCTGTGCTCTTCTGTATGCCCGCTATCTTGCAGGTAAATATCCTATTTCTCTAGTATCTATGGATAACTGCTCTAACAACGGAACAATTCTGCAGCGTTCTGTGGTAACTGTTGCAGAGAAATGGGTAGAGAATGGCTTCTGTGAGAAAGGCTTTTTAGATTATCTCAGTGATGAAAATACTGTAGCTTTCCCTTGTTCCATGATTGATAAGATCACTCCAAGACCAGATCCTGATATTGAAAAAATGTTAAAGGATTTAGGAGTTGAGGATATGGAGAGCATTAAAACTTCCAAGGGAACCTATATTGCTCCATTTGTAAATGCAGAGAAGCCTCAGTATCTGGTAATTGAAGATCGTTTTCCTAATGGTAGACCTCCTTTAGAGAAAGCAGGAGTTCTCTTTACAACCAAAAAAGGTGTTGAACAGTGTGAACGTATGAAGGTTACCACCTGTCTTAATCCTCTGCATACAGCTTTGGCCGTGTATGGCTGTGTACTTGGCTATAAAAAGATTGCAGATGAAATGGATGACAAGGAGCTTGTAGCTTTAGTCAAAAAACTAGGCTATGACGAGGGACTTAAGGTTGTTGAAGATCCTAAGATTCTAAATCCTGAAACTTTCCTCTCTGAGGTAATAGAGCAGCGTCTAGTAAACCGAGCTCTTCCTGATACACCACAGCGTATTGCAACAGATACTTCGCAGAAAGTTCCTGTTCGTTTTGGTGAAACTTTAAAGAGTTACATTCGTCTTGGCCTTGATACCTCAAAACTGATTGCTCTTCCTTTAGCAATCGCAGGATGGCTGCGTTATCTTTTAGGTGTTGATGATAACGGTAAAGAGTTTGTGTTATCAGATGATCCACAGCTTGAGACCTTAAGGAAATATCTTGAAGGTGTAACTTTAGGTTCAGATGCTGACATCAGCGTAAAAGTTCGACCAATTCTTTCTAATAAAGTTATTTTCGGAGTTGATCTGTATGAGGCTGGAGTAGGGGAGAAGATAGAGAAGCTCTTCCGTGAAGAAATTTCCTCTGTTGGAGCAGTTCGCAATACTTTAAAGAAATACCTTGGCTAA
- the rplM gene encoding 50S ribosomal protein L13 — protein sequence MKTFVATPSTIKRDWLVIDAEGQTLGRLASEIALRLRGKHKPEYTPFLDTGDYVIVINASKVKVTGNKATDKMYYHHTGFPGGIKSESFEKLLARKPEDIIETAVRGMLPKGPLGRAMFRKLKVYAGESHNHAAQQPQVIKL from the coding sequence ATGAAAACTTTCGTTGCAACACCATCAACTATTAAGCGTGATTGGTTAGTTATTGATGCTGAGGGTCAGACTTTAGGTCGCCTAGCTTCTGAGATTGCTCTTCGCCTACGCGGTAAGCACAAGCCAGAGTACACTCCATTCCTGGATACCGGTGATTATGTTATTGTAATCAACGCTTCTAAGGTTAAGGTTACTGGTAATAAGGCTACTGACAAGATGTATTATCACCACACTGGTTTCCCAGGTGGAATCAAGTCAGAGTCTTTCGAGAAGCTTTTAGCACGTAAGCCAGAAGATATTATCGAGACAGCTGTTCGCGGTATGCTTCCAAAAGGACCATTAGGTCGTGCTATGTTCCGTAAGCTAAAGGTATATGCTGGTGAGTCACATAATCATGCTGCTCAACAGCCTCAGGTTATCAAGTTATAG
- the rpsI gene encoding 30S ribosomal protein S9: protein MAANQYYGTGRRKDSTARVFLTQGTGKLEINGKTLDQYFGRPTSRMVVSQPLELLELTDKVDLYITVRGGGITGQAGAIRHGITRALIQYDESFRPALRKAGFVTRDARSVERKKVGLHKARKRPQYSKR, encoded by the coding sequence ATGGCAGCAAATCAGTATTATGGTACCGGTCGTCGTAAGGACTCAACCGCACGTGTATTCCTGACTCAGGGTACAGGTAAATTAGAGATCAACGGCAAGACTTTAGATCAGTACTTCGGTCGTCCAACTTCTCGTATGGTTGTTTCACAGCCTCTAGAGCTATTAGAGTTAACTGACAAGGTTGATTTATACATCACTGTAAGAGGTGGTGGTATCACTGGTCAGGCTGGTGCAATCCGTCACGGCATTACTCGTGCTTTAATTCAGTACGACGAGTCATTCCGCCCTGCATTACGTAAGGCTGGTTTCGTAACTCGTGATGCACGTTCTGTTGAGCGTAAGAAGGTTGGTCTTCACAAGGCTCGTAAGCGTCCACAGTACTCAAAGCGTTAA
- a CDS encoding methyl-accepting chemotaxis protein, whose amino-acid sequence MNMLSKLSVKSKLLLGFATIIIFTILISVISLRQLFATNNVIIQVDDILGSRHARTHRISQAMVAADAISFALQKNPETYDPAVHDEQIKAAAQKLIEYSGALKGQTNPQATADMKEGSKIYTEHSTGDFIANLKAKDFNQVRKIYDTYLAPNFDRVTHAADAISGRQIELAKQSVESIASTTPIIIILVTACIAIAIAVIIALALSNSIINALKIAMQGADTIASGDLTHEIKTTSSDEIGVLLKRLEAMRSKWQGLVGTIKQAAVDVENNMNTINNITAEINESAQSTQNRALTVAAASDEMVSTTGDIAKNCESAAASANTSNQTTNQGVNEVESTINAIHDQVERSRTDAEHIKALVDQSQKIGTIVQTIEDIASQTNLLALNAAIEAARAGEAGKGFAVVADEVRSLASRTGSSTQEIIKMVGQIQNDANTANESMIASLENMNTLATRTGAVSDLLNNVSAQVSDVNSQITQIATAAEQQTTATAEISTNMQDITASAQNLAAKVQEAQASVTKSVQEMHNLVLQVRDLKV is encoded by the coding sequence ATGAATATGCTCAGTAAATTAAGTGTTAAGTCAAAGCTACTACTTGGTTTTGCGACAATAATTATATTTACAATCTTAATTTCCGTCATCTCTTTAAGACAGTTGTTTGCTACAAATAACGTCATTATTCAGGTAGATGATATTCTTGGTTCTCGTCATGCAAGAACCCATAGAATAAGTCAGGCAATGGTTGCTGCAGATGCAATAAGTTTTGCTTTGCAGAAAAATCCTGAGACCTATGATCCTGCAGTTCATGATGAACAAATAAAAGCTGCCGCACAGAAACTAATAGAATATTCTGGAGCATTAAAAGGGCAAACAAATCCACAAGCTACTGCAGATATGAAAGAAGGTTCTAAGATATATACAGAACATTCTACAGGTGATTTTATTGCAAACCTAAAGGCTAAAGACTTTAATCAGGTTAGAAAAATCTACGATACATATCTCGCACCTAATTTTGACAGAGTAACACATGCCGCAGATGCAATCTCAGGAAGACAAATAGAGTTAGCAAAACAGTCTGTTGAATCAATTGCAAGTACAACCCCAATTATAATAATTCTGGTAACAGCCTGTATCGCAATTGCAATCGCTGTGATTATTGCTTTGGCCTTATCAAACTCTATCATCAATGCGCTGAAAATTGCTATGCAGGGAGCAGATACAATTGCATCCGGCGATTTAACTCACGAAATCAAAACAACATCTTCAGACGAAATCGGTGTGTTATTAAAACGTCTGGAGGCGATGCGTTCAAAGTGGCAGGGACTTGTCGGAACTATTAAACAAGCTGCAGTTGATGTTGAAAACAACATGAATACCATCAACAATATTACAGCAGAAATCAATGAAAGTGCCCAAAGCACTCAGAACAGAGCTTTAACCGTAGCAGCTGCATCTGACGAGATGGTATCAACCACAGGTGATATTGCAAAGAACTGTGAAAGTGCAGCTGCGTCTGCAAACACTTCAAATCAGACCACAAATCAGGGTGTTAACGAGGTCGAATCAACTATTAATGCTATTCATGATCAGGTTGAAAGAAGCCGTACTGATGCAGAACACATTAAAGCTCTGGTAGATCAGTCTCAAAAGATTGGAACTATCGTTCAGACCATTGAGGACATTGCATCTCAGACTAACCTGCTTGCTCTGAATGCTGCTATTGAAGCTGCTCGTGCAGGTGAGGCTGGTAAGGGATTCGCAGTAGTAGCTGATGAAGTTCGTTCTCTGGCCTCTCGTACCGGTAGTTCAACACAGGAAATTATTAAAATGGTGGGCCAGATTCAGAATGATGCTAATACAGCAAATGAATCAATGATAGCCTCCCTAGAAAACATGAATACATTGGCAACAAGAACAGGTGCGGTATCAGATTTGCTCAACAATGTATCTGCTCAGGTATCTGACGTAAACAGTCAGATTACTCAGATTGCAACAGCAGCAGAACAGCAGACTACAGCTACAGCTGAGATTTCTACCAATATGCAGGATATTACAGCATCAGCCCAGAATCTTGCAGCAAAGGTTCAGGAAGCTCAGGCATCTGTCACAAAGTCTGTTCAGGAAATGCATAATCTGGTTCTTCAAGTTCGCGATCTGAAAGTATAA